CGTGTGCCCACAGAACTGTAACAAGTGAAATGTGATGCAGTTCCCAATTCGACAAGAGCACTCCAACATAAACTTAGAACCACGAAGACCTAACGGATGATATGATTATGCTAGCTCAAAGCGGAACTATCCCTGAGACTAGTATAATACTCCACAGATTTCACGTACTAGTTACAGTACACATAGGCATCTAACACCTTTGTATGAAATAATAACAATTACCCAAAAGCATGCGTAACACATCTATCTGATAAAGTAAGAAATTGACAGCTTAATTAAGCACACACGAACACTAACAGCACTAGATCTCTTCCTTATAGACTCGAATCGAATCTTTTGTCCATATAGATAAAGAACATACTCGGAAGAATTGAGGGATACTTATTTAAAAGCCATATTGAAAATCAAGATCGAGAAGGTTACACATGCCACAATTAAGGTTCAGGAGAGACAAGAAAAGAAAGTAAAAGAAAACGAAGAAGAAAACAGAACAAGTAGAGAGAGAACAGCATAACCAGGAAATAGATCGGCAAAATACTACGAAATTGTACAGAGATGTAGAAATTGTTCAGTAGATAGATGGTATCCTTGGGTTGTTCATGCCTGGCGCTAACCTTTTGCAAACTGCCCTGAACCCTTGTGGTTGCTCATTTTGTTTCTTGTGCCATGTCGCCTTCTCTCCTCCTCTGACAGCAATTACATCAATCGATCTCTCCCAGCAAGCACCAGTCTGTCAGAACTGCGGCCGTCCGCCGCCCCATCCGTGGCCGTCGGCGCCGGGTGGGAGCTGCGACCCAGCACCGCCTCCACCCATGTTGCCGAGAGGAAGCTGGTTGAAGAACGGCAGCCCAGCTGCCGACGGGTCGGGAGGGAACGGCACGCCACCCCCGCCCATGCCGCCCGCGGCATCGGTATCACCCGGCTGCTGCATCTGCATCCCCGCGGCAGCCGCCGCAGCCTGGGCCTCTTGCTCGTCCTCGAGCGGGAGGCGCTCGTAGGCGACGTTGGCGAAGGAGGCTGCGATCACAATAACGGGGCCCGCGGCATAGAGCGCGCCCACGACGTTGCCGCCGACAACCTGGCCCTGCCCTCCCGCGAGGAATATGGTGAGGCTTGTGGCGCCGGGTGGAGCTGGTGGCGGGAGGAAGGAGCCCGAGAGTGACAGGATCTCGAACCTGCCGTGCAGCGTGACCACGGATCCAGCCGGCGCCGACGGCTGCCGCAGCGTCACGTTGGTCACCACGCCGCTGCCGCTGAGCACGCACACACCGCGCTGCCGCCGGCACGCGTACGTGGAGATGCACTCGAACACGTCGCAGCCGCTCCCGACCTCCAGGATGTGGGCGCGCAGCGTGTTGGCGCTCTCCCGCGTGATGATCACCGGTGGCTTCGGCTTGTTCTTTGAACCCGGCGGGCGGCCGCGTGGACGGCGAGCCACTATGTCaccgtggccgccgccgccgcctccatcgcCGGCGGGGCCGGACGACGATGACCCGCCGTC
This region of Lolium perenne isolate Kyuss_39 chromosome 2, Kyuss_2.0, whole genome shotgun sequence genomic DNA includes:
- the LOC127336567 gene encoding uncharacterized protein; the protein is MAGLDLGTAATRYVHQFHHLHPDLQLQQQQQQNSYVNAKQQQHDPADNNDNNGNYGGNGNYGGGGENNDGGSSSSGPAGDGGGGGGHGDIVARRPRGRPPGSKNKPKPPVIITRESANTLRAHILEVGSGCDVFECISTYACRRQRGVCVLSGSGVVTNVTLRQPSAPAGSVVTLHGRFEILSLSGSFLPPPAPPGATSLTIFLAGGQGQVVGGNVVGALYAAGPVIVIAASFANVAYERLPLEDEQEAQAAAAAAGMQMQQPGDTDAAGGMGGGGVPFPPDPSAAGLPFFNQLPLGNMGGGGAGSQLPPGADGHGWGGGRPQF